From the Solanum lycopersicum chromosome 10, SLM_r2.1 genome, one window contains:
- the LOC138338730 gene encoding uncharacterized protein, translating to MAYSQQKSHVDHRRRDLEFEGGDKVYVEISPMKGVVRFCKKGKLSPLYVGPYENLKRVDKVAYELNLPSELASVHPVFHVSMFKKCIGDPESILPIGGLGVKDKLSYKKVPVQILDRQ from the coding sequence ATGGCCTATAGTCAGCAAAAGTCTCAtgtcgatcataggagaagggatttggagtttgaaggaggtgataaggtgtatgtggaaatttcaccaatgaaaggggtggttagattttgcaagaaaggtAAGTTGAGTCCTctttatgtgggtccctatgaaaacTTGAAAAGGGTTgataaggttgcctatgaattgaatcttcctagtgaattggcttcggttcatccagttttccatgtttccatgttcaagaagtgtatcggtgatcccgagtccattcttcctattgggggtcttggtgtcaaggataaaCTCTCTTATAAGAAAGTtccggttcaaattcttgataggcaataa